The window gattgagtttttagtgtatttttcattgatataactttcattaactaatatataacacatacaaaaatatatacggTCAAAGTTCGAAGAACGATTTaaccagtcaaaataggacagTTAAAATGAGACAGAATGAGTAGAATATTCAATTATTAATCAATTACATTACAACCACTTATTTTTCATACAACTCATTATTATTAATCCCAATCACTTACTTTTATCGCATTATTTTTAATGTCAACTACTTATTTTACGCATCCATTAATATGTAATTTAACCATATAATAAttcatttcatcaaatattaataatatgaaCCTTATAATTAAAACGATTAATCACTAATTCTGTTGTATTGGACGAGTAAAATTCTAGTTTAGTGAAGTAAAACACAATGATAATGGGGATGACATCAAAATTCAAGCCAGATATGGGCCGGGTTTAGGTAGACCTAAGACCGGATCCAGTTAAAAATCTCCAtcgcatatatattttttgtttttaaaatttgtttgctTATACAAATCTTTAGGCGAAAAAAAAGTTCTCTTAATCTAGCACGTGTTGGCTCAATTAGCaaattatactatttaatactcataaaagtacaaattttattattacGTAATGTGATATATACGGATTGGGTGTGAGTTTGGGGTGAGTTTCAAATATACCTGTTGAGTATGCGAGTTTTTATCTAAGCCCGTCTCTATACATAAATCCgtaaaagtttttaaataagTCCTATATTGGCCCTTAGGCCATCCCCAATTCCCCATCGCTATTAAAATTGCTTTGGTCGGTCGCTTATAGTGGGTTGGACCCACTAAGATTCTTTCAAAAACCCTGACTTATTTAGTTACTCGACTAATAGTTTGCTCTTTAATAcaatatatttcatatgttCATGTTgccatattattattattattatttatttatattaccaAGCCTGTAGTTATTACTAATCTCTTGAGATATATACTTAATAATGAAGATGACATTTATAGTTAATGATGGTAGtagttatttttttcttttattttgtaagattaaggtttatttttttttttacataataattaagtacttaatactcgtatatatatatatatatatattttaaacaattagTCGGTATTCGGCATCAAAgaacacctcaccgtataaGGGTCAAGTcgtactctagactacgagatgtagaccataagccgttacaagTGATTCAGGAAAAAATTCCATAGACTTGTCACTTATGAGAGTCAAACCTAATACCTGTGAGAAAAACTAAGGATGCATCTTCCAGTTAAACTaagtatttaatatatttagttaaattttatgttttattttacttaataaataaaaatatctgtcaattacctatttttttacttaatgcatatatatatatatattatttatacattcaaccacttaatacaATTACtatttaatgactaaaaaaagaaatggaCCTTAAGACTATATGCAACCATATATATGTTCCTGTTAaagtcatattttaaataaaagaaatattaattataaaagatattttaattagtctctctatataactaaaaaatgaTAGTTTTTTTCCTAGGTGACGTTTTTCTTTTCATGCCAAGTAGGTTTTTTTGCTTAGGTGACATTTTCTAgtaatttaatgttttattgatatttaaatctatttaaatctatattttttagtGTTCGTGTGACACTTTATTTGCCACTTCATCATTTGTCTACGtggctattattttattttattttatcaattctAAATagcatataaaaaaattaaatataaaattagaaGTCATGACCTCTAACATTTAATATTATGCAGAAACCACTAaatctaacttaatatttatatattttttgcaaaatacgATAGATATTCAAtgaatattaaaactaattaaaagacaaTGATAATATAATTGTCGATCCTTGTAACTTATctctttatatttttctttgtatttgattatctttgtttgtgAAATATAATtcactttaatataatataaaactagattatatataattttatctaatattaaaactaattaaaattgaCAGTTAGattattaacataaataaataaatactcttgaagtatatatgttaatcactgtttttaaataatattacttaaaatattatatttataatcaatTTAGTGTAACATGTATATTACAATGGATCGCATGAGGCATAATCTAGTTTTAAATAGAGAGATatcaattataaattatttttttttgttaaaagagtTGTTTGTTTGGGTTGTTAATGGGAGCGTAAATGTTAGATTTAGTTTGGTTGGTTAAATATAAGAttgaaaaattagttttttaatgaatagtGTTGGTGGGTTAGACTGTGAATAagaacgagagcaagtacccgcgcgttgcgacggtgagatggtggggtaatacctaggtcatagagtatgataggttataggagttgatatgtcatagagtatgatagtcaaatgccttagccgtaggggctccgccctcagattttaaaatttgtcgaaagtatatcgaatgacatctctaatgaaagagcatgaaattttaagaacacctatacaatttttataatttatcaatgtatggtttttgagattaaagattttaaatgaattggaggaataaatgatttatggagtagagagaaaaaaaatgattggttgagatttgaggagagaaaaagggTATTATCAGTGGCGGATCCAGGAAAATGAGAGGGTGGGGGCGAAAGAATTATATCTTCAAAACATTGGAATAGCCTCACGGTAAAATAGCCTCATCGTAACCTCAAAATAGTAAGACTTACTTGAGCAAAATAGCATCATGGTAAAATCAACATCAAAATTATGATCACGAAATTATCTACCACAGTAACCACTAAATACAGCAGAATCAACATCAAAACAATACTAAATATAACCTAAAACAGCCTAAAATCAACATACAAATAACATTAAATACTATGAGCTATATTTCTAGTTGAAGATTCGCTGCTAATAACATCATCTCTTGAAGAAGATAATTTTCTTTTCAAGTATTCCTCCATGTCtcctaataaaacaaatataactaataaaattaataatgttttaCATAAACAACTTAAAGAAATATAAACTAGCATCTTTTCAACTAGAGTtgaatcataaaaaaattcataatttatgatattCATAATAGAATAATCaaagatttataaaattatGACCTAATACTAAGAAAATTTGGGGATttgaaataaatcataaataaaagcTTACCAATACAAAATTCATAATATTATGACctaatatcaaataaaattgaGGATTTAGAATACACGTTAAATATCAAATGTAAAATAGTCGAATAGTTGTTGCTGTTGTTATTAATCTTGTACCTTGAAAACTCTCACCAAATCTCCAAAGGCTAAGACAATGATACACTTATACATCtacgtttttattttaattagttaatttggATCctggaatttttttttctaagaagCATTGGGTTTTTTTAAGTTGGACTGGGTTCATTTGGGATTTTGGGCTGGGGTCATTCTAAGTaagtcatcaaaatcaaagctATTGGGCTTGAGTTGGCTGGGTTCATCAGCCCCCCATTTATAGTGTTGGATCCGCCCCtgggtattataattattttagataaatatagaatagataggagagacattttagaaaaagtacttaaaatcaatattgaaaattttaagttcaatgttgaaaatctaagAAAAATCTGCTATATAGTATAGATTGTTTTAGACCAGCCGATTTTAATCCAAACCTAGCCGAAAGTGTTTGTTTCGACTAGTCCTACTTTTTTATTTCGCGTTGACTAATCGTTGGTCCCAGTAAAAAACATTgactaattaaaatattcatttaGCGTAGTCAATGGATGATCCACTTTTCAACTCATCTCTTCTTATTCCTTCACTTCATTTCTATACATTTGAAGCAaatcattttgatatatttggATCTTAATCAACAGCAATAACGTCACTGAAATCGACTGATTCTTTGCCAGTTTTGGTAAACTGCGTTATCACCACGAACTCTTCATCAGTAGCTGCTGTGAGTGTAGCTTCTATATCCGattttttattctatattttGATTTGCAGTTGTTGATTTATATACTTCACTAGTcgtttcttcttttatttttttattacaatatttttttaattatctaatCCCCTGAGAAGACCACATAAATTTTCTCCAAGCTACATCCTCCCAAGCTCTTTTGACTTAATAATTTGaggtatttgtttttaattacatGAGTGTTTAAAATTGATTCATATTTCATACAGCTAAAAATTAGGCcaaagtttaaaagaaaaaacaaagataGTAAGGCCATTAacaactttactgatgaaaatTTAGTCCATATATAGTTAAACCCTTGTTGCATCAGATAccctttttaagtttttaactctTTTCTCTGCTTGGCTAAACAGAAATAGTATCATGTCTATACCAATTGAGCTTGCTCACTTACAAATCCCACTTGAAGAGATACTAAAGGCCACCAACAATTTTGCTGATCAAAATATTATTGGTCTAGGTGGATTTGGACGAGTTTATAAAGGAAAGCTATTTTGGCAAGGCCATTTGATCAAGATCGCTGCAAAGAGGTTAGATCGGTCTAGAAGCGGAGGTGACATTGAGTTCTGGACGGACATTTCTACTCTTTATAGTCTTaggcatagaaatgtggtgtcGATTGTTGGGTTTTGTGACGAGAATCATGAAAGGATTATTATAAGCAAGTATGAGATCCATGGAAGTCTGGATAAATATCTAAATGAAACAAGTACCTTGACATGGAGTCAACGCTTGCGCATATGTGTTGATGTTGCACATGCATTAAGCTACATCCATTATGATGAGAGGCGTGATTTTAGTGTGATACATCGTAACATCAAGAGCTCTAAAATATTACTGGATGACAACTGGGAACCTAAGATTACTGGATTTAACCTTTCTTTGAAAGTTCCAGCATCGCGAAGGAACCGTCTTCATCTCAGTTCTCCTTGTGGTACACCGGGGTATGTGGACCCAACATATTATAAGACTGGAAGGGTGACACACAAGTCAGACTTGTACTCCTTTGGGCTGCTACTATTTGAAGTCATGTGCAATAAGAGAACACGGATCGCGGATATGGATGAGGATCATAGACATTTAGGTTCGATAGCCAGATCGCATTATGAAAAGGGAAAACTGGATGAAATCATTGATCCGGGTATAAGGAAACAGATGGACCGAGAGTCTCTAAACAACTTCTCAGAAACAGCATATCACTGTTTAAAGATGCGACGAGCAGAACGCCCAAATATAGATCAGATTGTTTTAAGACTTCAAAAGGCGTTGGAGCTTCAGCTGAAAAGTGAAAATCTTGTAAGACTATTTTTCGGTTGCATATACTATTTATAATATGATGATTGTTAGTCTATTTCCTAACTTATCTGctataattgtttttaaaggAACACTCCACAGTTAACACTGAAGTTGAAGGGACATCACCGGATAGCCAGAAGGTAGTTAATCTTTTACATCCCACACACAATTCTATGATgatcttaatattaataaaagaaactaATGATATATAGAGAAAACAAGTATTAACTAATAAGATTGGATCATGATAAaactgatgcacgaagattcatagACCACAAGTATATATGATGATGCACGaaaattttcatgatgcataaTGATTTTCAGTTAAGAGAAAGACATCGTTTTATTCtgatacttgttttatttgaacCAAAATCatgatatatattcataaaaatcCTCTAGTAAAATGATCTTGacactttaaaaagaaaatatacattatattagGAAAATTTTGTAGGAAGAAGTTTCATTATCCAAAAGAAAAGGATGCTTAACTAATGTGAATATTGTCTTTTTGAAATTCTTTGAACAAATAATTTGATTatgtcatatttatatttaattggCAAGTCAGCTGCCACATTAAAGTTGACCCGTCCTGAAAATCAATGTTGTTAGATTGGGGACAGCTGAAAGAATAATTGTGTTGTATATAATGTTGATAGGCATCAGTTCAGATAAAACAACTATAAAAGTTGAACACGTTAAacaatcattttatttaactGAAAATCGTATGCATCATGTTTTGGTACCGATAAATCATGGAATTCATGATATTAAATTAATTGGTTTTAGCTCTGATGAATACTAGAGTAATTAAGTAACTGTTCAGTGCCGTCTTCACCTAACTTCTATttaagtagagaggttgcttctagtttctacctaaatggtagaaaaggccctccaacctttgcatgggatgaggatcaaacccatgacctctgtctccagaggcaaagatgtttaccactgatccaaccatgctgcttcaGCTCTGATGAATACTGTATATGTTATATGCTTGTTTGTACTTTTGTGAtatgtgaatcttcgtgcataaatgttatatatttatgctttgtgaatcttcgtTCACCAGTTTTATCATcattcaatggtcaagatcttatcctatttgttttaatttaatttttatttaacaataaaaataaccCCTATGTCAATAATCAAGATTACAAGTGATTATAtagaatatataattatactaggTACCCTTTGTTTTGGGTAATACAATGTATTCCTACCCAGTGATTATAtagaatatataattatactaggTACCCTTTGTTTTGGGTAATACAATGTATTCCTAATATAGTTGGGGATAAGCCCATTAAATTTTTATGTTGTCATATGTCACAACTCATAAGAACAACATTGAGAAAAATAAATTGTTATCTGATCATTgacttttaaaaaatcaaaattaaaggtaatcattattaaataaaaagttagttaAATGAAACATTATAATATTATCCTGTGGATGTCATTTGTAAATTTCTATAAAAGTATGCAATCTATCTTTAATCACACTCATACTTACTTACATTTTCCCTAAAAACAAATTGTTGCAGTGGAAACATTTAGAACACTTGAGGATTGGACTTGATGATATAAAGGCGGCCACCTGTAATTTTGCTGAAACATATCGCATTGGGTCAGGGGGATATGGTATGGTGTATAGAGCAGAACTTGAACATTTTGATAACGTCAATTCTATGGCAGTGGAAGGGAATATTAACTGTGAACTACCCAAGAAACGCAGTCTTGTGGCAATAAAACGCATCTTAAATAGAGAAGACAAACAAGGAGAACAAGGGTTCATAGCAGAAGTTGAAACACTTACTGGCTGTAAGCACCGCAACATAATCTCTCTTCTTGGTTTTTGTGACGAAAGTTCTGAGATGATCCTCATCTATGAGCATGCTTTTAATGGAAGCCTTGATGACTACTTGGGCAACATTGCTAACATGACTAATCTTATATGGGCGAAACGTCTACAGATGTGCCTTGATATAGCACAAGGACTGAATTACCTACACACAAAGGACGTACAGAGGATAATACACCGAGACATAAAAAGCGATAATATTCTGTTGGACCATAACTGGGTAGCAAAGATTGCTGACTTTGGGCTTTCCAAATTTGGTCCAGGCTCTCAACAAGTTAGTTATCTTGAGACTAATGTTGCAGGTACAAATGTTTACATAGATCCAGAATATATGGTTACACGCAAGTTGAAAATAGCAACAGATATTTACTCTTTTGGGGTGGTTTTATTCGAGATCTTGTCTGGGAAGCTGGCCTATGATCCATTTTACATACAGAAAAATGATAAGGGACTTGCACCTATCGCACGACAACACTTCGTTATGGGAACACTAATGGAAATGGTAGATCCTAAGATAAAGGAAGAAGTTGATGAAAACACTTTTACCCTTACTAAAGGACCCAATCAAGATTCTCTGGacactttttttaaaatcgCATATCAATGTTTGGCTGAAACTCAAGCCCAACGTCCAACAATGAAAACCGTCATCATGGAGCTTGAGAAGGCATTAGACTTTCAGGTAAGTCGCCGATCTAAAATAGTAACATTGTTTCCCCTCTTGATAGCTATCAAAATAGTAACACTGTTTCCCCTCTTGATAGCCATTCAACAAGTCTTCATACACTTGATAATTACAAACTGAGGAATTACTTCATTCAAAGATAGTAGTCacctttgtgtgtgtgttgggggggggggggggggggggggggactcAAAGGCGACTTGGGTGGAGTCCCGTTTAGTTCAACATGTATGATAATGGTTTTAAGCATATAGAAATATGTCGGATTAAGAAGTGTCTTGTGTAATTTCAAATTGCGTTAAATGTTGCACAAATCCCGTGGATTAGTGAACCACCAATGAGATGTCAATACCATTGTCTACCAAATGCATacttttaacaacaaatttagATCACTAACGGGCCACTGGCTTACCCGATCATGTCCACTCTCAAATAGGAGAAAACTTACCACAGGTTAGAGAAAACTACTTGGTCTAACATGGAACCCAAGTGTTGTTTGTCACCTGTGAGATCTAAACCCATGACCTCCTTAATATTAAAGTCACTGGATATCTCAACTCGACCATTTGGACTTAGGGTCGTTGgtaataaaacaaaactaaatcatatgtgaattttttttaaatataaatttattgcaattctACACCCAAACACTCACTGCTTGACATACATGCTCAACACAGACCCAAACACAAACACATGCCCAGTTGCACACACATCCCCTTTTGTCAACCGTCATGGTTGGGACTACCGCTGTCACCCCTTCTCTCAAGCCTTTTTGTGGTAATAAACACTATATCTACGTGATCCTCGCAAACACTAGACCCCACAACGGATGGTGTTTAATTGATTAATGAGACTAATTTAAGGATAATTTGAGCTTATATTCACTTTAAAGATGTGAAGTTGATTAAGCGTTTCATGATTCGTAGGAAAACCGCAAAGACAACCTCCAAATATCACTCCTAGACATAAAATTAGCCACACAAGACTTCAGCCCTAACAAATTGATTGGAAAAAGGGTATTTGGAGAAGTATACTTTGGAGAAATCGAACATGCTAATGGGCGTACCTCTTTTGTTGCAAAGCGGCTAAATAGACATTTTGATTTCCAATTTTTTATTGAACTTGAAATTCTTTTCGAGTATAAGCACCAGAATATCATTGGTCTTGTAGGATACGTTAACGAAGCCGGTGAGAAAATCATTCTTTACGAGCATGACTTTGCACCAGATGGGAGTCTTGATATGCATGTGAAAGATGTTAGTCTTACTTGGACAAAACGACTTAAGATAGGCATTGATGTTGCTAATGGGTTGAATTTTCTCCATGGAGGTGTTGTAACACAAGATGTGGTGATACATAAGGATATCCAGAGTGGTAACATTCTACTAAATGGTAAAGGGAAAGCTCTAATTGCAAACTTTGGGGTTGCCATAATAATGCCAAAAAGTAAAGAGATTGACTTTGTTGTCGAGAATGCTTCCGGTTCAATGGGTTACATTGACCCCCTATACTTGCAAAAAGGTTTCTTATCTAGAGAATCTGATATATATTCATTTGGTATCGTTTTATTCGAGCTCTTGTGTGGGAGAATGGCATGTGTTCCGGGGTTCCCACCCAGCTATCTAAGTTCTTTGGTTATAAGCCACTACAAAGAAGGAAAACTTGATGAACTGGTGTTTGAGGGACTAAGGGAACAAGTTGTACCAAAATCACTGCTTACATTTCAAAAAATTGCCTACCAATGCTTACACAAAAACAGAGAAGAACGGCCAACAGCAAAACAGGTTTCAGTACAACTTAAGAAAGCATTGGAATTCCAAGTAAGTGTTAACTCGTTACATTTTCTTTAAGAAAATATCTTTAATGCCTCTAGAAAAAAACCAATACAGGTATTCATTGAagtaatttatatattgtagtcatgaaggtggcaaaatgggcgggtttGGGTAGCGGGTCAGTATGGGTTCGGGTCAAAACAGATACTTGTCGAAAATGTATCTAATGGGTTCGGGTCCATTATGACTTGGGTCATTACTTTAGTCAAAAATGACCCATCTTAAAAACTAACAAGTAAATTTGTTCATATGCATAGGATAAAAATTAAATGAGAAGGTGGATTAAGGAAAGAAGGGAGAAAAtgtggtttttaatttttcttttctttatcttttcgttttatttttttataaaaatttttagtaaactggtttcaaaaaaatataaaaaaattacttacGCATGagtaagttgtttttttttaattattctaaatttttttggGAAGGagcattataaaaaaaataaattaagagaACATggtaacaaaaattaaaattaactttCTTTCCCATCTCTCCTTAAGCTACCTCATTATGTGATCTCTaccttatacatata is drawn from Erigeron canadensis isolate Cc75 chromosome 9, C_canadensis_v1, whole genome shotgun sequence and contains these coding sequences:
- the LOC122583915 gene encoding uncharacterized protein LOC122583915, which translates into the protein MSIPIELAHLQIPLEEILKATNNFADQNIIGLGGFGRVYKGKLFWQGHLIKIAAKRLDRSRSGGDIEFWTDISTLYSLRHRNVVSIVGFCDENHERIIISKYEIHGSLDKYLNETSTLTWSQRLRICVDVAHALSYIHYDERRDFSVIHRNIKSSKILLDDNWEPKITGFNLSLKVPASRRNRLHLSSPCGTPGYVDPTYYKTGRVTHKSDLYSFGLLLFEVMCNKRTRIADMDEDHRHLGSIARSHYEKGKLDEIIDPGIRKQMDRESLNNFSETAYHCLKMRRAERPNIDQIVLRLQKALELQLKSENLEHSTVNTEVEGTSPDSQKWKHLEHLRIGLDDIKAATCNFAETYRIGSGGYGMVYRAELEHFDNVNSMAVEGNINCELPKKRSLVAIKRILNREDKQGEQGFIAEVETLTGCKHRNIISLLGFCDESSEMILIYEHAFNGSLDDYLGNIANMTNLIWAKRLQMCLDIAQGLNYLHTKDVQRIIHRDIKSDNILLDHNWVAKIADFGLSKFGPGSQQVSYLETNVAGTNVYIDPEYMVTRKLKIATDIYSFGVVLFEILSGKLAYDPFYIQKNDKGLAPIARQHFVMGTLMEMVDPKIKEEVDENTFTLTKGPNQDSLDTFFKIAYQCLAETQAQRPTMKTVIMELEKALDFQENRKDNLQISLLDIKLATQDFSPNKLIGKRVFGEVYFGEIEHANGRTSFVAKRLNRHFDFQFFIELEILFEYKHQNIIGLVGYVNEAGEKIILYEHDFAPDGSLDMHVKDVSLTWTKRLKIGIDVANGLNFLHGGVVTQDVVIHKDIQSGNILLNGKGKALIANFGVAIIMPKSKEIDFVVENASGSMGYIDPLYLQKGFLSRESDIYSFGIVLFELLCGRMACVPGFPPSYLSSLVISHYKEGKLDELVFEGLREQVVPKSLLTFQKIAYQCLHKNREERPTAKQVSVQLKKALEFQEDHEIWEPKLPRDYLEIIQLSKTPDVFYSVEKKKDLYDMLSKGILIQDGIVWFSLSNNGDKNEMISARMFSYENPTSLKWKSLKNSRFPVVVKMKNISDLQIKINIKPQFLSPSVIYGAYLIFKFCDPRKSSNQPVYVNLKLKMGSKTLYAYFARWREDGWMMTELWRFLHYKDNAVFEVILESFSRYYCGSGAIYVEGIEFRAIHDSSLNQLTVDSSIRTKHEQGEKFMTSKTDEIRLQTLYVFKNKQHLSKPEENKSLMFPASMVLDDSFNVQSINWRSLTESRFVDVAELLSHQEFRIRCKIETQKLSPDTDYACHLIFKLSQKCHGLHCPVKVQDVLVRKNKESKFLYFRMPSPINLHPTIRVPKLREYGLMEVILWEFNSSKKLIDDHRLMHLKLRCYEGTMCGLIVCGVDFRPI